In Massilia sp. METH4, the genomic window GCCACCACGTAGTAGTCGTCGCCGGCGCGCACCACCGATGGATCGGGGTAGTAGCCGGCGAGGATGGGGTTCACGTATTCTCCGGGCCGCGCTTTGGCCTGCTCCTGGGTTTGGCCCGAATAGCTGAAGCGCTCGAAGCGCGCGGTGGCGCTGTCCGCCGCGTGGGCCGCGTTGGCGAGGAACAGGGCTGCAAGGAATGCCGTTGGATATCTCATCGTCGTCAAAAAAGAAAAACGCGGCCCCGGGTGGCGGGGCCGCCAAAACTCGCCGGAGCGAGACCATGAATCGTTACGTGCCTCCGCGCGTCAGAACGCGGTGCGCAGCGACATCGTGTAACTCCGCCCCGGCTTGTACTCGTCGTAGATCGCGTTGGAAAACTGCGTGTACGTCTGGCTGATCGCATTGTTCAGGTTCCATACCGACAGCGTGAGGTCGGTGTTGTAGCGGAAGTCGAACATGCGCTTCAGGTTCATTCCCACCGACAGGTCCACCTGCTTGCGCTCCGTCGTGTACGCGTAGGCGCCGCCCTCCACCGACAGGCCCGTGCTCGTGTTGACCACGTGCGAAGCCGTGTACTGCCGCGACACGCGGGCCGACAGGCCGTTGCGCTCGTAGTACAAGGTGAAGTTGTTGGTGCGCGGCGGCACGCCGGCAACGGGCGGGGCGTTCGGCGCCTCGTCCGTCTGCTTCGTGTACGTGAAGTTGCCGGTGAAGCCGAAGCCTTTCACGGGCAGCATGTCGAGCGGCTGCTGCCACGTCAGTTCCACGCCGCGCACCTTCAGCTTGCTGTCGATGTTGTAGGGTTCCGTGACCTCGACCACGTGATTGGCCCGGCCGCCGCTCGCGGTCACCGCCTGCTGCTGCGCATCGGTCAGGCCGATCTCGCCGTACAGGGCATCCAGTTCGGCCAGCGTGTAAAGCAGCACCCGCCGGCCCGGGCGGCTCGTGATGTCCTTGGCAAAGGCACTGGCGGCCACATAGGCTTCCCGGCTGAAGTAGTACTCGAGGCCGACGTCGAGGTTGTTGGCCGCGAACGGCTTCAGGTTCGGATTGGTCAGGTTGGCCTGGCGCGCGCCCTGGTCGCCGATCGAGAGGCGGGTCTGGCGCAGGTCGGCCGGATTGGCGCGCGTCAGCGATTTCGAACCGGACAGCCGGAAGATCGTGTTCGGCGTGATGTTGTAGGCCAGCGTGGCCGACGGCAGGTTATTGCTGTAGTGGATGGTTTCATAAGCCCACGAATCCAGGTTCCGATACAGCCCGCCGTTCTGCAGCCCGGCGTTGCGCGGATCGGCCACGTAGGACAGGTCGCCGATCGTCTGCTTCGTGCGCGCGTGCCGCAAGCCGGCGTTGTAGCGCAGCGTGCGCCCGAACAGCTCGGTGCGGCCGGTGACCTCGGCATAGGCCGAGGTCACCACCTCGCGAATGTAACCGCCGCTGCCGCTGTTGAAGCCCTGGTAGATATTGTCGCGGAAGAACTGGTAGTCCGTATCCTTCGCGAACTTCGGCCAGTCGACGGTGATGAAGCCGTGGTTGCTGGGGCGCGCGTAATTGGGCACCGCGGCATTCGGGATCACGGAACCCAGGTAGGCCAGCGGCGGGCCGCCGGCCGTGACGCCGGTGCCGTAGCCCGGGTAGACCGTGGCGGCGTCCGGGATCGGCCCCGGTGTGCTCCGCCCGTCGCAGCCGGGCGTGCGCAGCTGGGTGTTCGGGGCGAACAGGCGGGCGTTGACGTTATTGCCGCAGGTGACGTTCATCCACGCGTCGGCCACGCTGTAGCCGCGGTAGCGGCGTTCGATATCGTCCCATGCGCCGCCCACCTTCAGCGTCAGGTCGCCGTCGCCCCATGCCACGTTCAGGCGCGACCCCTTGGTGGTGTTGGTGCGTTCGTACAGGTCCATGCGCAGGCCGGAAAGGCCCTGGCCGGCCTGGTACCAGCCGAAGTTGCGCGGATCGTTCACATCCAGGTTGCCGGTGTAGGTCGGCGTCTGCCCCGGTGTCGTGTTGTCATAGGCGATCACCGAATTGGCCGACGGCGTGGCCAGCAGCACCGTCGGCATGTCCCGCCAGAACGTGCTCTTCGTGTAGTTCACGTGACCGTCGATCGTCCATTTGTCGGCCGGGCGCCACTCGAAGCCGGGGTTGAAGCTGCGGAACACGGTCTTTTCTTCCATGGGCCGGAATTCCAGCGACCAGAAGGTGTTGGCGAACGTGCCCTTGGTGATCACGCAGCCGATGGTGCAGTCGCTGCGGTCGAATTCCAGGCCGATGGGGATCGGCGTGTTGGCCCGCGTGCCCACGTTCATGCCTTCCGAGAGCATGCTGTTTTCCTTCTGGGCGAACAGCGTGTCCAGGTAGATGTCCCAGTGCTCGTTCGGCTGCCACTGCACGCTGATCACTTCGCCGGCGCGCTTGCGCTCGCCCTGGTAGACCACGTGGCGGCCCAGGCGGCCCATCAGGCCGTTGTCGATCTGCTGCAGCGTGGCGCCGGGGTTCAGGGCCAGCAGCATC contains:
- a CDS encoding TonB-dependent receptor — its product is MNKKYASAHRRSLGRGRDALVLSVISGIVGSAWAQAQAEPPSGPVPATTSSAATTATQDKPVTITVSGYRSSLGLSAAEKRDNIGLSDTVFSEDMGKFPDPNIADALSRVPGVQVTRASIDGEGMNISIRGMGPAFTRVLLNGAPMASASAGSWGGTISANREVDMDFLPSELFRSASVYKSQMASVIEGGIAGTVNMRSVRPFDKAGLRSAFTLSGNYRDQDGKWGNTGSGLISNTWNSSTFGRFGILAGVAWGNTKYKTDAFQTVDMRNLQLKSFQANASDKPNSTGGGSQSTPDTVPTGLPLASLPDYARSVLVPGAQIDRKMLLALNPGATLQQIDNGLMGRLGRHVVYQGERKRAGEVISVQWQPNEHWDIYLDTLFAQKENSMLSEGMNVGTRANTPIPIGLEFDRSDCTIGCVITKGTFANTFWSLEFRPMEEKTVFRSFNPGFEWRPADKWTIDGHVNYTKSTFWRDMPTVLLATPSANSVIAYDNTTPGQTPTYTGNLDVNDPRNFGWYQAGQGLSGLRMDLYERTNTTKGSRLNVAWGDGDLTLKVGGAWDDIERRYRGYSVADAWMNVTCGNNVNARLFAPNTQLRTPGCDGRSTPGPIPDAATVYPGYGTGVTAGGPPLAYLGSVIPNAAVPNYARPSNHGFITVDWPKFAKDTDYQFFRDNIYQGFNSGSGGYIREVVTSAYAEVTGRTELFGRTLRYNAGLRHARTKQTIGDLSYVADPRNAGLQNGGLYRNLDSWAYETIHYSNNLPSATLAYNITPNTIFRLSGSKSLTRANPADLRQTRLSIGDQGARQANLTNPNLKPFAANNLDVGLEYYFSREAYVAASAFAKDITSRPGRRVLLYTLAELDALYGEIGLTDAQQQAVTASGGRANHVVEVTEPYNIDSKLKVRGVELTWQQPLDMLPVKGFGFTGNFTYTKQTDEAPNAPPVAGVPPRTNNFTLYYERNGLSARVSRQYTASHVVNTSTGLSVEGGAYAYTTERKQVDLSVGMNLKRMFDFRYNTDLTLSVWNLNNAISQTYTQFSNAIYDEYKPGRSYTMSLRTAF